From the genome of Leishmania infantum JPCM5 genome chromosome 34, one region includes:
- the REH2 gene encoding RNA editing associated helicase 2,putative;with=GeneDB:Tb927.4.1500 — protein sequence MFYPLYPSPPAFSLMLTLTFSSLHDLPLMCVPVRLCLRASMFFFLFGRVAVCLSCSPTSVLPSGLGPCLGTGGKWKRANRRDEAYCGGIIAARNGALICVSRSSMRCAGRARAALASSAAASAAVERDLEYVARTLPAAVRPSCAVRARLPLLLLSWKSVLGSVCSSVGTCMGPLHSSLRHFRSCTSAPEIIEPEEINLIDAQETWACSAEADASKAEESSSKSASTSTLAWSAANSPALPSVFADVKVVDPYARARMLGFVRRNLTAAAQAPDDSSDVASPATAGFQTEAVCGGELFHARLQLPVTRTARQLVEEISAAGGSGAPRALWAHGVANTAKEAELLAAMHAEQMADLLGYHVFSLPSKQHRHAEAARAAGRYASSPEDKDSGPSTEQRLAQWPLPLRRVLTDEETEGGEWQLVNTASSLRHYISTEHTLLSPCLLDPKSRFRIEALFARAPHGCPSFAQQLRTEKVRTLTASSAAGGGEEAIVARLVLPSQVTGITNSSIDLVASGKAMERSTAVLLACMHAELLLDAVGVSIFDDVVTQKAHAMAAWSHGRPAPLPGAKPKNPSHVHLPQPLKELVVAAAGEGRSRTSSRSAEEDWFHRHTIVTEQSGSFVETVVGESTAVEDITAFLHTHGAMRAAAPFLQVAIGSRVKSTVLLPLPDLYGIRGGVGIASNAHDADTLAAMHALDVLCMLGVPVKAAAAMDAAWKRARRERIPDVPCESADVSTPSPPARRCTAKKLTTQVAIAAVALPEVFESADAAQASSCNNASTSTLPRRRAVKRARLASDASAPDESIPQANANGTAAASPPSVPVVATSRETEEKRLAAVRAVVPKEFWDMQADSPDGYIMIAPGVPEGSAMAAYAITSPRKMDKSAKGRVLDYLATVGRRLDDVTVVRQALSEEETEGPPRHRCALKVPVPAVCGEARLALGEADTIADAENAACMHAELILDTLGVCLYTDPVKQKRHAAACAQWGRWAPSTPGEEQPSSTPSPPPLRREHAGSLHRERQKEPTRKRGSRLGTSQRAAKTDASTAEMAEQAALVVDAEAFDDVVESQLDTVSKNRVQYYLRYENLKAPSITFTTNMGHSVLLHVATWSLPVPARFGSETESQKCLEYAVKGAASTRRDAELLSWMHAERTLDYLGIPLFPNLPKLQAYHAQRAQLEGRVAPAVVTGPTAPLPHPSEVPVKPLRLHISFCRVDLTIPPPPCPSTDMEGNSCVPPHVWEAYVEACAVYVLAKQMALKNSYYEEQRVPPTGDVVIDAALAEAEAKPVDTDARLRFAAYCMTTLGKFVPRYDAYVVGPIHHRLTYATVPLPGFDYLLGRGVGPNKVVAKRRAAMHALAILRRVDESYDDTFQVVKSFVQRANAANKVKGDAQAHADDEFDLDTFSTLPLINADAESSLTRQERRHLDRFSSLFVTQSAWYSKSSCFTLDGKKRAVRMYTVCFDLPAPEERQLVRLLPRGESESTWRRQPSADTVKLEVESVEATAPDATRVKTGAIFSACVSIVDEGGQKLTASCSGGGRVDNMLSAYEKLFTMMDGKFPAMKLIMELLKQNPYLMPELIPSLAIPDAVRQRMQACLRNQKDLTAAMTCSDGKASSASHKPNLAGSDKEKTGGEAENSSAVAHQSSYNDAEESARLVEQLQRRITNPVYLEKFATRRAELSIAEHKHEILEAIRSNPITIICGTTGCGKTTQVPQYILDEETLRGNGGRCSIIVTQPRRLSAVSIAQRVAAERLEPLEESTGYMIRFDSRKGRHITFATTGLVLRLMQSDALLSSYTHVIIDEIHERDMNSDFILMLLRQVLEKRRDIRIVLMSATLQAGDFQAYFGGAPLIQVEGHIFPVKEFFLEDLVPFAREHNCLTPLLKEAAGVAGSGGKREGDASTQSEIGGARAPVVVSNADDAAASTPPPRYGFLEASTPIDYPTIQFAIEQALRMIDIADSSILVFLPGWEDIRKARDVLERNTSFYVLPLHSAVSAESQLKCFLPPPPGKVKIILSTNIAESGVTIDDVGVVIDTGRMKQVAYATRMRTFLAKTDSRGYNSSRVQDAPAVASTSVVPEDAQGKFSHLMNIYASRANCVQRRGRVGRTRPGLCIRLFSREHFRNLHEFQTPELLRTPLDKVCLTILNLEVGSPQQFLKTAMEPPLETEVEGAMKRLYDLGATDEDGHLTPLGRRLAKLPLDPATGKTILLGAVFRCLDAALTIAATAENGVFSRSFDVRVSSRLHREDLSCNTLSDILASVNGYNYWVSLHRGGSIGQSAGLIKARHLSVPALMQATLLKQQYCNLLVEDGFIGKEAKVLPSTNHSRFGSDDMVFIESSEHSRNSMDVGLLKCLLSASALPKVAMVTGPFVLRTLFENYILMMNDSVLRMSGLNETSSPFVIYGGLMKMAEKETLMAHHLTSVSLWSVLLMSTRATRMDYDQELKLGIMSNWIFFRSSYATIELVRRFKALLDRRLSRKFDDPTDAVNNAQLDELCEILRELANMRYHPNRLQPPSVVWGEQGKILSPNSNADDDAAGVKSATGVESSTESDLAE from the coding sequence ATGTTCTATCCGCTCTACCCTTCACCCCCTGCGTTTTCGCTCATGTTGACTCTgaccttctcctcccttcaTGATCTTCCGCTCATGTGCGTGCCTGTTCGcttgtgtctgcgtgcgagcatgtttttttttttatttggGCGTGTAGCAGTCTGTCTCTCTTGCTCCCCCACTTCCGTCCTCCCGAGCGGCCTCGGTCCATGTCTTGGGACGGGTGGCAAGTGGAAGAGAGCCAATCGAAGAGACGAAGCCTACTGTGGAGGAATCATCGCTGCACGAAACGGGGCGTTGATTTGCGTGTCTCGGTCCagcatgcgctgcgctggCCGCGCTCGCGCGGCGCTAGCGTCTTCTGCggccgcatcagcggcagtggAGCGGGACCTCGAGTATGTCGCCCGCACACTGCCTGCAGCAGTTCGTCCGTCTTGTGCGGTTAGGGCaaggctgccgctgctgcttttaAGCTGGAAAAGTGTCCTTGGCAGCGTCTGCAGCTCCGTTGGAACGTGCATGGGCCCTCTGCACTCGTCATTGCGGCACTTCAGGAGTTGTACAAGCGCACCCGAAATCATCGAACCGGAGGAGATCAACCTCATCGACGCGCAAGAGACGTGGGCCTGCTCAGCGGAAGCTGACGCCTCCAAGGCCGAAGAAAGCTCAAGCAAATCAGCATCGACGTCAACGCTCGCATGGAGCGCGGCTAACTCGCCGGCACTGCCCTCCGTCTTTGCTGATGTCAAGGTAGTGGACCCCTACGCACGGGCGCGGATGCTCGGCTTCGTGCGACGGAATCTcactgcggctgcgcaagcACCCGACGACAGCTCCGACGTCGCCAGTCCCGCGACTGCCGGCTTCCAGACCGAAGCGGTCTGTGGTGGAGAACTGTTTCACGCCCGTCTGCAGCTTCCCGTTACCAGGACGGCTCGGCAGCTTGTTGAAGAGATaagtgctgctggcggctcGGGTGCACCCAGGGCACTGTGGGCACACGGAGTCGCCAATACGGCGAAAGAAGCTGAGCTGCTAGCCGCCATGCACGCGGAGCAGATGGCGGACTTACTAGGGTATCacgtcttctccctcccaTCAAAGCAGCACAGGCACGCCGAggcagcacgcgcggcaGGTCGCTACGCTTCCTCGCCGGAGGATAAGGACAGTGGCCCTTCGAcagagcagcggctggcgcagTGGCCCCTGCCCTTGAGGCGCGTTTTGACCGACGAGGAAACGGAAGGCGGGGAATGGCAGCTGGTGAACACGGCGTCTTCCCTGCGACACTACATCTCCACGGAGCACACGTTGCTGTCGCCGTGCCTGCTGGATCCCAAGTCGCGATTCAGGATCGAGGCCCTGTTCGCGCGTGCACCTCACGGCTGCCCTTCCTTTGCGCAACAGCTCAGGACTGAAAAGGTGCGTACGCTGACAgcgagcagcgcggctggcggcggcgaagaggcgaTTGTGGCCCGACTCGTCTTGCCATCACAGGTGACGGGTATCACAAACTCCTCGATAGATCTCGTCGCCTCTGGCAAGGCGATGGAGCGGTCAacagcggtgctgctggcctgCATGCACGCAGAGCTCCTGCTGGATGCCGTGGGCGTTTCTATTTTCGACGACGTGGTGACTCAGAAAGCGCACGCTATGGCGGCCTGGAGCCACGGACGGCCCGCACCACTACCAGGCGCAAAGCCAAAGAATCCGTCGCACGTGCACCTGCCACagccgctgaaggagctcgtcgtggcggcagcaggggAGGGTCGGTCTCGCACGTCGTCTCGCTCGGCTGAAGAGGACTGGTTTCACAGGCATACGATTGTCACGGAGCAGAGTGGGAGCTTTGTAGAAACGGTTGTGGGCGAGTCCACCGCGGTGGAGGACATCACCGCGTTTCTCCACACCCACGGGGCCATgcgggccgcagcgccgttTCTGCAGGTGGCAATCGGTTCTCGTGTCAAGTCCACAGTACTGCTGCCCTTGCCGGACCTCTACGGCATTCGCGGTGGCGTGGGGATCGCGTCGAACGCGCATGATGCTGACACCCTCGCTGCCATGCACGCACTGGATGTGCTGTGCATGCTCGGTGTCCCGGTAaaggctgcggcggcgatggacgCCGCGTGGAAGCGCGCTCGCCGCGAGCGCATTCCAGACGTGCCCTGCGAGTCGGCGGACGTCTCCACGCCGAGCCCcccggcgcgccgctgcactgccAAGAAGTTAACCACGCAAGTAGCTATAGCCGCAGTGGCCTTACCTGAGGTTTTCGAGTCCGCGGACGCAGCGCAGGCAAGCTCCTGCAACAACGCCAGCACAtccacgctgccgcggcgccgtgcgGTGAAGCGCGCACGACTGGCCTCGGATGCATCTGCACCGGACGAGAGCATCCCGCAGGCAAACGCAAacggcacggctgctgcctctccgccaAGCGTGCCCGTGGTCGCGACATCGAGAGAGACTGAAGAGAAGCggctggcagcggtgcgggcCGTGGTGCCAAAGGAGTTCTGGGACATGCAGGCAGACAGCCCTGACGGATACATTATGATTGCCCCTGGCGTGCCGGAGGGATCTGCGATGGCTGCGTATGCAATTACATCCCCGCGCAAGATGGACAAGTCGGCCAAGGGACGCGTGTTGGACTACTTAGCGACCGTGGGCCGTCGCCTCGACGATGTCACCGTGGTGCGGCAAGCcctcagcgaggaggagacggagggcCCACCGCGGCACCGGTGTGCACTGAAAGTGCCAGTGCCAGCCGTTTGCGGGGAAGCTCGCCTCGCGCTAGGCGAGGCAGACACAATCGCCGACGCCGAAAACGCCGCCTGTATGCACGCGGAGCTCATCCTGGACACACTCGGGGTCTGCCTCTACACGGACCCTGTGAAGCAGAAGCGGCACGCCGCGGCATGCGCGCAGTGGGGTCGCTGGGCGCCATCGACTCCTGGTGAAGAACAGCCGAGCAGCACACcgtccccgccgccgctgcgccgcgagcaCGCCGGCTCGCTACACCGGGAGCGCCAAAAGGAGCCGACAAGAAAGCGGGGCAGCCGCCTCGGTACGTCGCAGAGAGCGGCAAAGACGGACGCATCCACGGCAGAGATGGCGGAGCAGgcggcgttggtggtggACGCTGAGGCGTTTGACGACGTGGTGGAATCGCAGCTCGACACCGTCAGCAAGAACCGCGTGCAATACTACCTACGGTACGAAAACCTCAAAGCACCGTCGATCACCTTTACCACCAACATGGGGCACAGCGTGCTCCTGCATGTCGCCACCTGGTCTCTTCCGGTACCTGCCCGCTTCGGCAGCGAGACGGAGTCACAGAAGTGCCTGGAGTACGCTGTCAAGGGTGCCGCCTCGACCCGGAGAGATGCGGAGCTGCTGTCGTGGATGCATGCAGAGCGCACACTGGACTATCTCGGcatccctctcttccccaaCTTGCCAAAGTTGCAGGCGTATCACGCCCAACGTGCGCAACTAGAGGGGAGGGTTGCCCCGGCTGTCGTCACCgggccgacggcgccgctgcctcaccCCAGCGAAGTACCTGTGAAACCACTGCGGTTACACATAAGCTTCTGTCGCGTTGATCTGACGAttccgccaccgccgtgtcCGTCGACGGACATGGAAGGCAACTCTTGCGTGCCCCCACATGTATGGGAAGCTTACGTGGAGGCGTGCGCTGTGTACGTGCTTGCGAAGCAGATGGCGCTGAAGAACAGCTACTACGAGGAACAGCGGGTGCCGCCGACGGGCGACGTCGTGATCGATGCCGCcctcgcggaggcggaggcgaagcccGTGGATACAGACGCCCGATTGCGCTTCGCGGCGTACTGCATGACGACGCTCGGCAAGTTCGTCCCACGCTACGATGCGTATGTTGTCGGCCCAATCCATCACCGTCTGACCTACGCCACAGTTCCACTCCCCGGCTTTGACTACCTGCTAGGGCGTGGCGTGGGGCCCAACAAGGTGGTGGCCAAGCGGCGAGCCGCTATGCACGCCTTGGCGATCCTGCGGCGTGTCGACGAGTCGTACGACGACACGTTCCAGGTGGTCAAGAGCTTCGTGCAGAGAGCAAATGCCGCGAATAAGGTGAAAGGGGATGCCCAAGCGCATGCCGATGACGAATTCGACCTCGACACCTTCAGCACCCTACCTCTCATCAACGCGGACGCGGAAAGCTCCCTGACGAGGCAGGAACGGCGCCACCTCGACCGCTTCAGCTCTCTCTTCGTCACCCAGTCGGCGTGGTATTCGAAGAGTAGCTGTTTCACCTTGGACGGCAAAAAGCGCGCCGTTCGCATGTACACTGTGTGCTTCGATCTGCCGGCCCCGGAGGAGCGCCAGCTGGTGCGTTTGTTGccgagaggagagagcgagtcGACGTGGAGGCGACAGCCCTCGGCGGATACGGTCAAGCTCGAGGTAGAAAGCgtcgaggcgacggcgccagaTGCGACTCGCGTGAAAACGGGCGCCATTTTTTCCGCGTGTGTCTCCATCGTGGATGAGGGTGGTCAGAAGCTGACAGCCAgctgcagtggtggtgggcgcGTGGACAACATGCTCAGCGCGTACGAAAAGCTGTTCACGATGATGGATGGGAAGTTTCCGGCGATGAAGTTGATTATGGAGCTGTTGAAACAGAACCCGTACCTGATGCCGGAGCTGATCCCTTCGCTGGCCATCCCTGatgcggtgcggcagcggatgcAGGCGTGCCTGCGTAACCAAAAAGACTTGACCGCTGCGATGACCTGTTCAGACGGAAAGGCGTCGTCGGCAAGCCACAAACCTAACTTGGCCGGCAGCGATAAGGAGAAAACGGGCGGTGAGGCAGAGAACAGCTCCGCCGTTGCGCACCAGTCCTCCTACAACGATGCGGAGGAGTCTGCCCGCCTTGTCGAAcaactgcagcggcgcatcaCAAACCCCGTATACCTGGAGAAGTTTGCTACCAGGCGTGCGGAGCTGAGCATTGCAGAGCACAAGCATGAAATTCTTGAGGCGATCCGCAGCAACCCCATCACCATCATCTGCGGCACGACGGGCTGCGGTAAGACGACGCAGGTGCCTCAGTACATCCTCGACGAAGAGACGCTCAGGGGTAACGGGGGGCGCTGCTCCATCATTGTCACGCAGCCACGACGGCTCAGTGCCGTGTCAattgcgcagcgcgtcgcggcAGAGCGTCTGGAGCCGCTAGAGGAGTCGACCGGGTACATGATCCGCTTCGACTCACGCAAAGGTCGCCACATCACCTTCGCCACGACAGGCCTTGTTCTTCGGTTGATGCAGTCTGACGCGCTGCTTAGCAGCTACACCCACGTCATCATTGATGAAATCCACGAGCGGGACATGAACTCCGACTTCAtcctgatgctgctgcgacagGTGCTCGAGAAGCGACGCGACATCCGCATTGTCCTGATGAGCGCGACCTTGCAAGCCGGTGACTTTCAGGCGTACTTTGGTGGGGCCCCGCTCATTCAGGTTGAGGGGCACATCTTTCCGGTCAAGGAGTTCTTCTTAGAGGACCTAGTTCCGTTCGCGCGCGAGCACAACTGCCTGACGCCTCTGCTCAAGGAGGCAGCCGGCGTTGCGGGGAGTggcggaaagagagaaggcgatgCCTCAACGCAGTCAGAGATTGGTGGCGCGCGTGCCCCCGTCGTGGTGTCAAACGcggacgacgcggcggccagcacccctcccccacgctACGGCTTTCTCGAGGCGTCGACGCCAATCGACTATCCTACCATTCAGTTCGCCATTGAGCAAGCGCTCCGCATGATCGACATCGCCGACTCCTCCATCCTCGTGTTCCTGCCCGGGTGGGAAGACATTCGCAAGGCGCGCGATGTGCTGGAGCGCAATACGTCCTTTTACGTactgccgctgcactcgGCCGTGTCGGCTGAGTCGCAACTGAAGTGTTtcctgccgccaccgcccggCAAGGTCAAAATTATCCTCTCCACGAATATCGCTGAAAGTGGCGTGACCATCGAcgacgtcggcgtcgtgATCGACACCGGACGTATGAAGCAAGTCGCGTATGCGACGCGGATGCGGACGTTTCTTGCAAAAACCGACTCGCGGGGCTATAACTCGAGCCGAGTCCAAGATGCTCCAGCTGTGGCGTCGACGTCTGTGGTGCCGGAGGATGCACAGGGCAAGTTCTCGCACTTGATGAACATCTACGCGAGTCGCGCAAActgcgtgcagcgccgcggtcgTGTCGGCCGCACGCGCCCTGGCCTTTGCATTCGTCTTTTCTCGCGAGAGCACTTCCGCAATTTGCACGAGTTTCAAACcccggagctgctgcgcacgccgctGGACAAAGTCTGCCTCACCATCTTGAATCTCGAGGTTGGTTCCCCTCAGCAATTCCTGAAGACCGCGATGGAGCCACCGCTCGAGACAGAAGTGGAGGGCGCCATGAAGCGACTATACGACCTCGGCGCCACCGACGAAGACGGTCATCTCACTCCACTAGGGCGCCGCCTGGCAAAGCTGCCGCTCGATCCGGCGACTGGCAAGACCATTCTGCTCGGCGCCGTCTTCCGATGCCTCGACGCCGCCCTCACAATCGCAGCCACAGCTGAAAACGgcgtcttctctcgctcgtTCGATGTGCGCGTCTCGTCGCGCCTCCATCGGGAGGACCTTTCGTGCAACACCCTCTCGGACATTCTCGCCTCCGTGAACGGGTACAACTATTGGGTCTCCCTGCATCGTGGAGGGTCGATCGGGCAGTCGGCGGGGCTGATCAAGGCGCGGCATCTGAGCGTTCCGGCACTCATGCAGGCCACGCTACTGAAGCAGCAGTACTGCAACCTGCTCGTGGAAGACGGCTTCATCGGTAAAGAAGCGAAAGTGCTGCCGTCGACGAACCACTCTCGCTTCGGGAGCGATGATATGGTGTTTATCGAATCCTCCGAGCACTCGCGCAACTCGATGGACGTTGGTCTGCTGAAGTGTCTGctcagcgccagcgcgcttCCCAAAGTCGCGATGGTTACGGGACCATTCGTGTTGCGGACCTTGTTTGAGAATTACATTCTGATGATGAACGACAGTGTACTGAGGATGAGCGGGCTGAACGAGACGTCGAGTCCGTTTGTGATCTACGGCGGGCTCATGAAAATGGCAGAGAAGGAGACACTCATGGCGCATCATCTAACCTCCGTCTCCCTCTGGTCAGTGCTGTTGATGAGCACGCGTGCGACCCGGATGGACTACGATCAGGAGCTCAAGCTCGGCATCATGAGCAACTGGATCTTTTTCCGCTCGAGCTACGCCACGATTGAACTTGTGCGACGATTCAAGGCGCTTCTTGACCGCCGCCTTTCTCGCAAGTTTGACGACCCGACGGACGCCGTCAACAATGCCCAGCTCGACGAGCTGTGCGAGATTCTGCGGGAGCTTGCAAACATGCGCTACCACCCAAATCGCCTGCAGCCCCCGTCTGTGGTGTGGGGCGAACAGGGGAAAATTCTCTCTCCCAACAGCAACGCCGATGACGACGCGGCTGGCGTGAAGAGTGCAACAGGAGTCGAAAGCTCTACGGAGAGCGACCTAGCCGAGTAa
- a CDS encoding putative putative pyruvate/indole-pyruvate carboxylase has product MPFNGYTVGCHLLDRLVEAGCDHLFGVPGDFNLRFLDDVMAHPRMKWVGTANELNAAYAADGYARQRGLGAVTTTYGVGELSALNGIAGSFAESVPVIHIAGATSTKSQGNRELLHHSLGDGSHMHFLNISAEVCCIAVMLTPENCLTEIDRVITEVLYQKKPGYIALPMNVAEMIVPPPPAKLMRRLPEVSLESVSAFKHTVASRLHSARSPAVLTGHLIHRHQCGPQVNHFLENVHIPYAPAVLGKGAVNEHLENYVGTYIAGDEPCPAKSVIESADVCISIGVQFVDTVTSIFRHKIDPLKMIDIQPFFAKVGDQVFYQVPMEMAVKAVEEVAMECHTNWSTEYPEPEGLRYPESPDTFDLSHVWQEISNGLQPNDVLLVDIGTSSFTSALLRLPQGCDMLCQQMWASIGYTLPAAIGAQIADESRSVVCVLGDGAAQMTVQELGSAARYKLKPKYILINNDGYTIERYIRGWDSSYNDISVWNWTGLARNFCKGVEPRTCVVNSVGGVEAVLREKQDNMVFVEVLVGKYEGPLRSSVPLPRKPASKEREALDFQRRESKSEGSGVDAETMMMASKTLLT; this is encoded by the coding sequence ATGCCGTTCAACGGATACACGGTTGGCTGCCACCTGCTGGACCGCCTTGTGGAGGCGGGATGTGACCACCTCTTCGGCGTCCCGGGCGACTTTAATCTGCGCTTCCTCGATGATGTCATGGCTCACCCACGCATGAAGTGGGTTGGTACGGCCAACGAGCTGAACGCAGCCTACGCGGCTGACGGCTACGCGCGTCAGCGCGGCCTGGGTGCCGTCACTACGACCtacggcgtcggcgagcttTCCGCGCTGAACGGAATCGCTGGCAGCTTTGCCGAGAGCGTGCCGGTCATTCACATTGCCGGAGCCACCTCCACGAAGAGCCAAGGAAACCGCGAACTGCTGCATCACTCactcggcgacggcagccacATGCACTTCCTAAACATCAGTGCCGAGGTTTGCTGCATTGCGGTGATGCTGACGCCGGAGAACTGCCTGACAGAGATCGACCGTGTCATCACGGAGGTGCTTTACCAAAAGAAGCCGGGCTACATTGCGTTACCGATGAATGTGGCGGAGATGatcgtgccgccgccgccggcgaagCTGATGCGCCGTCTGCCGGAGGTGTCCCTTGAATCGGTGAGCGCATTCAAGCACACCGTAGCGTCCCGCCTGCACAGCGCCCGCAGCCCGGCGGTGCTGACAGGGCACTTGATCCACCGTCACCAGTGCGGTCCGCAGGTGAACCACTTCCTCGAGAACGTCCACATCCCGTACGCCCCCGCCGTCCTCGGCAAGGGCGCCGTAAATGAACACCTGGAGAACTACGTCGGCACCTACATCGCCGGTGATGAGCCGTGCCCTGCGAAGTCCGTCATTGAAAGCGCCGACGTGTGCATCTCGATTGGCGTCCAGTTTGTCGACACCGTCACCTCGATCTTCCGTCACAAGATCGACCCTCTCAAAATGATCGACATACAGCCCTTTTTCGCCAAGGTCGGGGATCAGGTCTTCTACCAGGTACCAATGGAGATGGCCGTAAAGGCGGTCGAAGAAGTCGCGATGGAATGCCACACGAACTGGAGCACCGAGTACCCGGAGCCGGAGGGACTACGTTACCCGGAAAGCCCTGACACCTTTGACCTCTCCCATGTTTGGCAAGAGATTAGCAACGGCCTGCAGCCCAACGACGTTCTCCTGGTGGACATCGGCACGTCCTCTTTTACGTCCGCGTTGCTTCGCTTGCCGCAGGGTTGCGACATGCTTTGCCAGCAGATGTGGGCCTCCATCGGCTACACCCTCCCCGCCGCCATTGGAGCGCAGATCGCGGACGAAAGTCGCAGCGTCGTGTGCGTCTTGGGCGATGGTGCCGCGCAAATGACGGTGCAGGAGCTCGGCTCGGCGGCGCGCTACAAGCTCAAGCCTAAATATATCCTTATCAACAATGACGGCTACACCATCGAGCGCTACATACGCGGCTGGGACTCGTCGTACAACGACATCTCCGTGTGGAACTGGACAGGCTTGGCGCGCAACTTCTGCAAGGGCGTTGAGCCGCGCACGTGTGTCGTGAACTCTGTCGGCGGTGTAGAAGCGGTGCTTCGCGAGAAGCAGGACAACATGGTATTTGTTGAAGTGCTTGTCGGTAAATATGAGGGCCCTCTGCGCTCTTCAGTGCCGCTTCCGCGCAAGCCAGCAAgcaaggagagggaggcactCGATTTTCAAAGAAGAGAGAGTAAAAGTGAAGGGAGTGGTGTGGACGCTGAGACGATGATGATGGCATCAAAGACGCTATTGACTTGA